Below is a genomic region from Gadus chalcogrammus isolate NIFS_2021 chromosome 19, NIFS_Gcha_1.0, whole genome shotgun sequence.
taaaaaaaacgctTTTCTACCAAAAGGTTAAATGCAGAAACACGATGACAGACCTAAGGGATGTTCTGCTCTCCTGTCATCTCTACCAAGCGGCACAGTATTATGTATTTGTAAGTGTATGACTGCTGATTCAGATAACAGTACTGTACTGTTGTTTAAGATCTGAACCCCTAATCCCTTTGGTCTAGGCCTGGTCAGACAGACTGAAAGTGATGAATTATATGTGCATGGTTTACTCATTATAATAGGCCTACGTTTTATCCCCAGTCATAAGACTGCATATAACAACCCCATCTCATGAAAACACCTTTCATTCACTAAAGCCTTCTTACACAATTTAAACGCctggaaataaataaaggagGAATGGGtggattaagattaagatgaAGGTGTGCTTGACTGTTTTAGCATAATGCTTGCCTTATGGTGGCcgacaataaaataataaaccaaCGGAATCATTGTTTGTAGTATATTGGGTATAATGGGATAAACTAGCCAGACACAGACGTTACTCTTCACATGTTTATTGTCCCCCAGGGAACCTAGCACTCACAGCATAGCAATCCTACATCCTGCTTCTTATAGAGAGCAATAGCACTACTGCCTCTAGTGGTTGGAAGTCAGTATACCACTCTACAACATTCCTCCCCCTTTAAATTGAACGAACCCCTTCAATTAAACAGATATTTCCAGATCTCCAGATGAAACattgtaccatgtaaaataataaattttCAATGACAGTAAGTAAGCATAACAAAAAATTATTCAACTTGTCATGACTTCTCCAATCCCCCCCAATAACATGCACAAACTGTTTAAGAACACAATAACAACGTTTTTGTTGAAAGCAAGGGTAGACTTCTATAAAGcgattagggttagggaaggAAGGAATGAGAAGGAATCGCCTTAACCTCCCAAAATAAATTGGGGTTTTCTACTTCTCATACCACTCTACAACAGTGTTCTTGCGTGAATGACCGAAACAGTGGTCTGCCTCTGCCTCGCTTTGCTGAGCGACCAGAGCTTCGTGAAGAtaagaggctgagggaggaagaTGATGGTCGCTTATCCTGGTGAATCGATACTCACGACAGACGTCCCGTCGTGAGACGCCTGTAAACGAGGGCGCAGATTTTCATGAAGATTGGCGCCACTTGATCAGCGTTATTAACATCATTAACACCATCCGCAGCCAGCTGCTGCGACGGACCTTCAACCTCCACCCACACGTTTGGTGTCCTCTCCACATGTGTATAGATTAGAGAAAAGTCCGGAGCACGTGACTGTATCCTCCCCCGACATGTTCGATCTGAAAAAGAGACACAGCCTGGTCCTGAAGGTGGGGTTGGAGACGGAGTTCAGACGGGTGGCGTTAAGAAGGAGGTCGCGAGGCGCCGTGGATGACCAGCCCTCAGAGACCGGTGAGCCAATTAACCAATTAAATCAACTTTTACTTATAAGAAAATGTTGTAAACTTGTTTGACGCTCGGACAACAACATGGCCAACTTGTATTTGGTGTTAATCCCGTAGGCTACCTACTTGGGTCGCAGCCGCATTGATTGACTATCGATCAGCAGTCTGATTAGCTGCAGTGTTCAGCTGAGGACGTTCTCTACTTTCGAACTGATTAAAATGGCCAGGCGCCCTCAGAACAAGTCTAAAAGGTACACGCGTTGCTTGAAGATTTAGCGTGCCTACTACTGCCTATAGCCAGTATTTATTATAAAGGTTAATTTATCTATATTTTTAGGACACATTTAGTACAAAATAGGACTTTGTAACTGAAATGTGCAGTGCCGTTATGACCATATTTGGGGCTACCAGTGTCTAGTTGACATGTTTTAAATCCATTTGTTGATCGTTGCATTTAGGAAACCACAATGCTGACAACCTGGAACAAACTCATAGTGttgtaacccaacaccttcactttCTGTTCCTGAAAACCTCAATGAAAGCCAGAAAAGTAGAAggtatcatggattcagatttagaTTTCGGCAGCCACATCAAATCGGTTACAAAATTAGCATTTTATCACCTTTAAAACGTagcactctatttcatcctagacaaaccacaaaggaggctcaatgttcaaaataccggaaaaaaAGAATAGCTCAAAGCAAcacattgaaaaaaataactacTAACTAGGCCctagttcattttttggaactgtgaactgAGTTCAACATTTTTAATCATGAACTTTTagctgaactagttcattttaaaatttgtgaactgaccTTTGAAGTagaactttcccaacactgccagagagactgttgttcTGATACGAGAGAGATACATGAACTGATACCAGAGAAACTgttgatctgataccagagatgCAAAAAAAGtggtacataaataaagttcccTTGGCTATTTAGAAGAGAAATACTCAAATAACTAAGATTAGTTGATGTTGTTATTTGATGACGTTGGTGTAATACTTCTTAAAATCCATGGACATGCATGAGCCTCTTGGGAAACGATACAGGCGACTTGCaactgagggaggaaggaaacaAAGTGAGCGTCAAGTTGAATCACATGAGACTGACCACAACTCTGTCAGTCCTTCAAGCTGAGGGGCCGTCTCCAACACTGatctctcccaccaccacctgcttTCTCTCCTTCTGATTTTCATTCATACTAAAATTGACTCGGAAGAATAAATACTTGCAGGTTCCCTGAGTACCTGGTTGTGGTTTTATTCCAGTCAGTAGTGGTGTGGATGGATCCTACAGACAATCTGGGACTGCATCGGATCATCTGAGTCCACAGAGGAGAGACCAAAACCAGGGCTCGCCTTTAGCACCCCAAGGTAGGATTTAACTACATCTTCTGGTGCACTGCAAGTCGATATGGATCGATAAGAACGGGTCCTTCTCGGTTAACAATATCTACCCTAACCTGTAGGTAGGCCTCCTTAAACAAGATGCCCTTACCCGATATGCATTCATTCATCTCCACTAGTTCCTCACTAAATGGTTTATAGCAAATGGGACTGCAGTAATAAGTGGTGGAATGTGGGGGGTGTTGTGTGCACAGTGAGGAAGCATTTGGATGCATGCCGTTATACTTTCAACAAATGTATGTAAAAGTAGAAGTTCCCTTCTGGTTGAACTCTGTGACATGAGGTCATATAGAGAGTATTTGTGCACGTTTGGTTCTAGTCAGAGTTTCTGttgtccggtaattaccggtcaatgaccggaaaaaaaatgaggaggaccgaaaattcaaaatgtctccggtcagaatgacaGAATGAAAATATTCCAAAACTTTTGTTAAAGGAAATGTTGAGGGATTAGTAATGAAATGTTGAGGGATTAGTAATGAAATGTTGAGAGATTAGTAATGAAATGTTGAGGGGTTAGTAATGAAATGTTGAGGGATTAGTAATGAAATGTTGAGGGATTAGTAATGAAATGTTGATGGATTAGAAATGCATGTAAAGCACTTTATCAGCAAGGATCAGATTTGATCAAAAGACTGATTGAACTCTTCCCATCCTGTTGCAGTACCCCCTCACCCCGCCCCCTTCCAGTCCCCAGAAAAGGCCTTTGTGCAGGAGAACCTCTCGCCACGAGGCCGCCATCACTCCAGCGTCTCCTCACTGGTGGCCTCCCATTGTCCTACTGGTGAAGGAAGACCACCCAGCGGCCAGAGAGCCCGGTTAGCGGTCCTGATCCAGGTCATCCCAGCGGAGTCCCTGACCTCCAGGAGTCCTGCAGGGACCAGCCCCGTGAGGACCCCGCTGTTGGGAGCCCTGAGTCCATCCctgagtggaggaggtggtggaggagcagaaggtggaggtgcaggaggaggaggaggaggggccgagGGCCAGTCTAACCCCCCCAGCCCGTCATCAGGAGACGCCGCCAATAAGCCAGCCAAACGCCGCAGCCCCAGCCTGTGGAAAACCAGGAGCGCCGTCTGGCTCAGGAGGTCCTGGTCGGGCCAGACCCAGTCCGGCTGCGCTAGGAAGGAGGAGCGGGTTCGACCCCGCAGTGCAGCCCTCCAGACCCTCgccccccagaccccagacccccgGGACGGACTCAGGTTACAGCGGCGGACCTTTGAACCCCCaaatcttgtttttctttttttttcaaaatgccCTTCCTAGCATTCAACACCTCCTATTATCTCTGTGACTGTTGTTTCCTCAGCCCCCCCGCTGACCCGTCAGAATGTGCTCCACTAACTCCGTCGGACCCCTCCACCTCCGGGTCTCCGGCCTGCAAGAGAAAGTATCACACCGATAGCGAGACCGTCGTGAGTTTCGAGTCGCGAGGTCTCTCCAAAGACCCAATCCCAGGTCCTGTAGtgactggtcctggtcctgtagCTCGGGGTCCTGGTCCTGTAGGGCGGGGTCCTGGTCCAGTAGCTCTGGGCCCTGTAGCTCTGGGGCCTGTAGCcctgggtcctggtcctgtaGGGCCGGGTCCTGGGCTGCGGGTAGGTGCCGGCCCTGAGCTCCTGCACCACAGCGTGGGGGCCCAGGGGCCAGCGGGGGAGGGCTCTGAGGAGGACCTGATGGGTCTAGGAGTGGGGAGGACTCATGAGGACGTTGGTCCACACATGGACGTGGAAGTTAAGGACCAGAAGGAGTCCAAGAGGAAGGAGAAACTGTACCAGATCGCGACAGAGCTCCTGATGACGGAGCGTGCCTACGTCGTtcgcctccacctcctggaCCAGGTATAGTTTAAGGATCTGTCCTCTTCCACACCTTCCCTGAGGCTGTTAGATGTTTGAGATCATCTGTCTGCTAACATCATGTTTATGTCATACCAAGCCTTCCCTTTTCGTTCATGAGAAGATACAAAACCCGTCCTTCCTCATGTTGGCACGGTAACGGACCACAACAGACCTTCTGAGAGGAGCTCAGAAGGAGCAGCAGAACACCTCCTCAGGTGTTCTGCTCACTgagttcctctggttcctcctcaGGTGTTCTGCTCACTgagttcctctggttcctcctcaGGTGTTCTGCTCCGGTCTGTCTGAAGAGGCGTCCAAGGGCTCCTTCCCCTTGGAGGTGGTGAGGAACCTCTTCTCCAACATCTCCTCCATCCACTCCTTCCACAGCCAGTTCCTCCTGCCCGACCTGGAGGAGCGCATGGTGCACTGGTGGGtccccccccgcgcccctcaCCTCCGTCCCTCACTGCAGGGTCACGAGCTGTGGGATTGGTAGGGGCATGACGCCCTGTTAGCCAATGGCCTTTGGTGTCACAGTCAAGTATAGAAAATGTTTGGATTCTGAAGCGGTGGTATCCCTGTGACCCAGTTCTTTAGGGCTGAACACTTTTGCCACCACAACCTGGGACATCTTTAGCTTAAAACAATGTGTGTGGAAGCAGACGTCCTAGTTTAACCAATGTGCATTTCAACACACCTTTGTAGTTTGACCGTGGCTATGAAtcatcagtctgtgtgtgtatatagaaaCCTTTTAGGACAGGTTCTGTAAACCCTGTCTTGAGGGTCTGTCATAGCAGTGTACATCTCCTCTGGTGGTGGAGCCACTGATCTCTGAATCATGAGTCCAATGTCATGAGTATTGTCCTGGTATTGGTTGTACATAAAGCCTGGTCTGCCAATGGCCTTTTGATGGCCTTTGatgctcaccagcttccgcaaaataCTCAAGACTcatttgttcagagttcacctagactctgcataacCTCCACCACATCCcccttacgcacttattgtatgttgtaagtCCTGACACTGCataatagtacttagcatcgtgtagcatcttaccctagctatcttcgTTGTATACGGCGAATGGGTTATCCTAGCGAtttttagtgcttggcacttagttctatgaacatccttaccgtaccgacagtgatatattgttgattcactttcttctgacaaatgtactcattgtaagtcgccTTAGGTAAAGGCGTCTGCTAGatgtcctaaatgtaaatttgaCCTCCCTTGACCTCCCGCCCCCCAGGTGGGACCGGCCCGCCCTGGGAGACATCCTTCTGCGCCACGCCCCCTTCCTGAGGATGTACTCTGAGTACGTGGGGAACTTTGAGGTGGCCATGGGGCTGctgaaggcctggagggagCGGTCAGCCGCCTTCAGGAACGTCCTGCTGGAGATACAGGTCTGGACCACAGGGGACCCGGGACTGAAGGGGAGAAATTCAGTGCATTCACCTTCATTGTGGTAGAATCACTGATTGgaagtgaatgaatgaaacagGAATCAGTGGAAAGGACTACCAACTGACATCATtcactgataaaaaaaaaaaacagaaccagaAATTGCCAGACTTATGCGTAACATATTGCCACACATCAGTAGTTGTGGTGTAACTTATTCAGGTGCGAATAAGCCCTTAGGGAGCTCTGGTGCGGACCAAACAGCCGGTCCGAGACCCAGCCGAAGAGgtggtctcggttcgcttccaaacgaaccctggtgcggttcgcttaaaaataatataacTTTTTGGACTCAACAGGCTCTCATTGctgcttgtttatttatattgtttgattagcgcGGTAAATTCAAAGATCAACGTCACGTTATCAGACCGGCATCACGTTATCAGACCAGTTAAAAATGTGCCGTGGCTCAACATGTAGCGAAGAGGAGACAAAATGTCTTGGATATTTCAAAAGAAATTCAAAAGATTCACCTTCATTgtggtggattcaatgattgGAAGTCAATGAATTTAACTAATGAACAGGAATCACTGGAAAGGACTGCCAACTGGcattcactgaaaaaaaaaaaagaaaaaaaaaagcagaaccAGAAATTGCCAAACTTATACGTAACATATTGCCATACATCACTAGCTGTGGTGTAACTTAAGTTACAACTCCCACACTTGTACACAGTTAGTTAATCATGCTCATGTCACGCTGTtgttctgtgattggtccagagTCAGGAGGTGTGTGGGCGGCTGAGCCTGGAGCACCACATGCTTGAGCCGGTGCAGCGAGTCCCGCGCTATGAGATGCTGCTGACGGCCTACCTGACCACACTGCCTCGGGACGACCCAGACCACTCCCCCGCTGAGAGTGAGGACACGCATAcacgtagacagacagacagacagacagacagtccatATTAGGACTCGCCATGTGGTCTCGATCAGCCTTGTACAAAGTTTCACTTCCTGCCTGCGttgtcttcctcctctcctgcagaGGCCTTGGAAGCCATCGCCATGGCAGCAGGACACTCCAACAGTGCCATCCACAGGGCTGTAGGTACCACCACCATGGGGCCCCCTAGAAAACCATAGGGGGCCCTATGAGTCCATAGGGGCCCCTGGGATACAGTAGGGGCCCCTGTGGTATTGTAGATTACTATGTATTGGTTTAACCTGTACTCTAGCGGACCATGTATAGTCTTAACGGGGTGTTTTGTAGGAAAGTCTAAAGAAGCTACTGGACATCTTTGAGATGGTCAGCGAGGAGGAGATCCTGAGGCCGTCCACAGAGTTCCTGAGGGAGGGACGACTGCTGAAGCTGGCGGCCAGGAACAAGTCTGCCATGGAGCGATACCTCTTCCTGGTCTGATCCCTCTTTATCTAGAGCCATACCTCTTCCTGGTCTGATCACTCTTTTTCTAGAGCCATACATCGTCCTGGTCTGATCACTCTTTATCTAGAGCCATACCTCGTCCTGGTCTGATCACTCTTTATCTAGAGCCATACCTCTTCCTGGTCTTATCACTCTTTATCTAGAGCCATACATCGTCCTGGTCTGATCACTCTTTATCTAGAGCCATACCTCTTCCTGGTCTGGTCACTCTTTTTCTAGATTCATACCTCGTCCTGGTCTGATCACTCTTTATCTAGAGCCATACCTCTTCCTTGTCTGATCACTCTTTTTTTTAGAGCCATACTTCATCCTGAATGAAATACAATAgcaaaaaaatagaatatataaaatacatcatAAGTTTTAACAGCAATGAAGaatattataaatgtatatacaatTTTAAACTGGATAGACCGGGAGATGTACAAAATGTATTGTGCAGTATGGCCAGGGTTAAAGAGTCAAAGTGTTACTGTGACCCCCTGGGGTGCAGTAGAAGGGTGTGGTAGGTGCAGTAGAAGGGTGCAGTAGAAGGGTGTGGTAACCTCTGTCTGCTCCGCCCTCCCGCCCAGTTCAACGACTTCCTGCTGTGCTGCACGCCCCGGCTGGTCCTGGTGGGCCAGCGCTACGGCGCACGCACCCGCATCGGGGTGGAGGGCATGACGGTGCAGCGGACCGCCAACCACGAGCACCCCCACAGCTTCCAGGTCTCTGGCAAGGAGAAGACCCTGGAGCTGGAGGCCAGGTAGGCTGGAGGAGGGCGGGAGGCtggtggggctggaggagggctggggcttgaggaggaggaggaagctcaGTGCAGTGTTAAAGATGGTTAaagattgattgattaatttacatttatttcacaCAGATCAATAAAAATCAAACTTatcaaaaatagaaaacaaaatgaaGAGCATGAAAAATCCCAAAATAAAAAGATGATTCGAGATGATTACAGATTTTGTGGAATAGGGTTGCAATGAGTCAATTACCAATTATGCTGTTTTGACTTTGGCGGTCTTAATCAAACTTAATGTAAATTTTATATTTGCACTTTTCCAGCTCTGAAAAAGAACGAGATGAATGGATTAAGGTAAGGCTTTAGATTTAGTTTACAGTTTTATGTCAATATAATATATGGGAATCATATCgtgttgatatatatatttttcctcAGGTTATCCAAAAAGCTATTGATGTTTCCCATGCGAAGATTGAAACCTTAAAGCTGGCCTCCAAGGTGTCTCCTCAGACCGAACCGGTACGTTCTCACCGTCACTCTACACGTTTGAACTCCCTGCCACTGACTGATCATTGGTCAGCTCAATCATAGAGCTGCTGCTATGAGTGGATAGGATGTTTGACTCCCAGTCTAAAAGGTTCTGGGTCCGAATTCCCAATAAacctaaataaataattgagAGGGACGCCCAAAACCCACGTAGTGGCTCCTCTGTGACTTGTTCCTTGAAACTAAATCACTGGAAGTCACCTTGGATGAAAACGACCACGTAGTAACGGTATTGTGAACCCgtgaccaggaggaggagctgggccgGCGGGCGCCGCGGTGGACACGGGACAACGAGGTGATGGAGTGCATGAAGTGTCGGGAGGCCTTCAACGCCTTCACCCGCCGACGCCATCACTGCAGGGCGTGTGGCTGCGTGAGTCATGACGTCATCATCACACGACCTCCAAACCCATGCTCAAATCCTGAAACACTGAAGGGTGTAGTAGGTCTTTGTTGGGACGTTTGACGCCCAATGTCTGTGGATTGTCTGCAGACGCCTTGACGTGGACCATAATGAACCAGTGAACGACACCATAGTTCACCACACCATAGTGTAGCACAGTGCACCACGCCAGTGCACTATAGTGAACCACACCATAGTGAACCTCACTAGTGCTGCCTGAACGGATAGCCCTGTTGTTCAGCGGGGACCCCGTGTGACAGAGGGGCTGTTTATTTGACTGTGTTCTCCTGGTCCCCCACAGGTGGTGTGCGGGAAGTGTTCGGACCACAAGGTGGCGCTGGAGTACGACGAGGGGAGGCTGAACAAGGTGTGTGACACCTGCCACGGTGTCCTGTCGGGACAGGACCCCAAGAGACCCCGCCTACCGGACCCGGTCGGTTCACTCAGCCGCTGATCGATTTGTGACGATGTGGCTGCGAACGGGGGACCGTCCAGAGAGCTTCTAGAACACACTCGCCGTCCTGAGAGCTCACAATGGAAACCTACAGACAATCGAGAAACCATGAAGAAAAACACCAAGAGATTGTTGTTGGAATCCTGAAAgtatttttgcactttattcttaATGCCTttacagtaaaataaataaagtgattgATTTTTAACAAGAGGGACGTTTATTGGTCCATCACGACCTTAGCTTAGCATGGACCTCAGCTTAGTGTTTATAGATTGTAGTGAGACGATGTGATACTAGATCAAG
It encodes:
- the LOC130372533 gene encoding FYVE, RhoGEF and PH domain-containing protein 4-like gives rise to the protein MFDLKKRHSLVLKVGLETEFRRVALRRRSRGAVDDQPSETVSSGVDGSYRQSGTASDHLSPQRRDQNQGSPLAPQVPPHPAPFQSPEKAFVQENLSPRGRHHSSVSSLVASHCPTGEGRPPSGQRARLAVLIQVIPAESLTSRSPAGTSPVRTPLLGALSPSLSGGGGGGAEGGGAGGGGGGAEGQSNPPSPSSGDAANKPAKRRSPSLWKTRSAVWLRRSWSGQTQSGCARKEERVRPRSAALQTLAPQTPDPRDGLSPPADPSECAPLTPSDPSTSGSPACKRKYHTDSETVVSFESRGLSKDPIPGPVVTGPGPVARGPGPVGRGPGPVALGPVALGPVALGPGPVGPGPGLRVGAGPELLHHSVGAQGPAGEGSEEDLMGLGVGRTHEDVGPHMDVEVKDQKESKRKEKLYQIATELLMTERAYVVRLHLLDQVFCSGLSEEASKGSFPLEVVRNLFSNISSIHSFHSQFLLPDLEERMVHWWDRPALGDILLRHAPFLRMYSEYVGNFEVAMGLLKAWRERSAAFRNVLLEIQSQEVCGRLSLEHHMLEPVQRVPRYEMLLTAYLTTLPRDDPDHSPAEKALEAIAMAAGHSNSAIHRAESLKKLLDIFEMVSEEEILRPSTEFLREGRLLKLAARNKSAMERYLFLFNDFLLCCTPRLVLVGQRYGARTRIGVEGMTVQRTANHEHPHSFQVSGKEKTLELEASSEKERDEWIKVIQKAIDVSHAKIETLKLASKVSPQTEPEEELGRRAPRWTRDNEVMECMKCREAFNAFTRRRHHCRACGCVVCGKCSDHKVALEYDEGRLNKVCDTCHGVLSGQDPKRPRLPDPVGSLSR